Within Winogradskyella helgolandensis, the genomic segment TAACTTTGTATAAAAGAATGTGCCATGGTGCCTGAAGAAGGAATATTATAATCTTCGGCAGCCTTCACATTACTGGTACTGTCAAAACCACCAATAGCAGCAGCTCTAGACGCGTAATAGCCACCTGTAGCATGCGCACGACGTAAGCCCATATCTAATAGAATGCCATCTTTAGCACTAAATTTTATACGGCTAGCTTTTGTAGCAATTAATGTTTGAAAATTGAGAATGTTTAATAAAAGCGTCTCAATAATCTGGGCTTCTATAATATTAGCTTCCACTTGTAAGATAGGTCGGTTTGGGAATACAACATCACCTTCTTTACTGGAATAAATATTTCCCTTAAAACGAAAATTCTTTAAATAGTCTAAAAAGTCATTTTCAAATCCCTTCTCTTTCAAATATGAAATATCAGATTCAGAGAACTTAAGGGTTTCAAGAATATTCAAGACGTCTTCTAAACCAGTAAAAATAGAGTAACCACCTTTAAAGGGGTTATGCCGAAAATAATAATCGAATACTGCTCGTCCATTGGGTTTAGTGCCAAAATAAACCTGAGCCATAGTAATTTGATAGAGATCGGTATAAGCAGCTGTAATATTCATAAGAATTTGTAAAAAATTAAGTCAATAAATTTAAGGATATTTTGCCACTCCGAAGGCATAGATGATAGAAATGTCAGATATATTGATGTAAAAAGGCAGAGTTAATTGTAATTCATTTTGTTGAGTAACAATAGTTACTGAGTGTTTTTAGATAGTGCTTTATTTTTGTACCATAAATATAAAACTGTTTTTAGTTGACCTTATAGCAAACAAAAGGAGTATTATGTGATAGAAGATATTAAAGTAATGTTTATAGAGGTTGAAGACATGTTAAGAGTTTAAAGTTTAACTGATGTGGTTATCAGTTTTTGGTTGATTAGGGAAAAGGCATTTATAAAGATTTATAAGTGTCTTTTTTATGTATTTACTTTTTAATTATTGCAATACAGTTTTTGGGTTGGTTTTTCTTGCTGATTTATTGAAAACATGAAGTTTATATCCTTTAGCCTGACCAAAATCATTGTGGCTTTTCAGTCTATTAAATACTTTTAGTTGTAATTCAAAATAGTACTTCAGTGAAAAGGTCTAACAACGCAATGCGAAAATCCTCTTGGAATTTTATACTAAATGCAACCATGACATTATGTATGTCTGCAATTGTTGGTGTTGGTTTTCTTATAAAGTATACACTTATATCTGGTCGAGATAGAAAGGCTATTTATGGACAAAATGTAGAACTCTATTTTCTAAATTTAGATAGGCATCAATGGGGAACAATTCATCTTTATTTAAGTTTTGTGCTGATTGGGTTGCTGGTATTACATATTTTTCTTCATTGGAAAGTGTTTACAGCCGTTTACAAAAAAATCATCAAAGTGCAAT encodes:
- a CDS encoding DUF4405 domain-containing protein is translated as MRKSSWNFILNATMTLCMSAIVGVGFLIKYTLISGRDRKAIYGQNVELYFLNLDRHQWGTIHLYLSFVLIGLLVLHIFLHWKVFTAVYKKIIKVQFTKRIVAFSFITICALLILMPFFIHPKLEPIEKGTGRQVTLVTYFNNPLSYFCSIN